ATTTTCTATTTCAGACAAATCATATATTTCTTCTATTTGCGCAATCTCATTTTCAATAGAGTATGAGTTACCGTTTATAGATATTAGTCCGATAATGTTTACCAGAATAAAAAAAAGGACGAATAGTAGAACAAAATGCCATGTCTTGAAACGAAATTTTTTTAATTCAAACATTCTTAAAAGAAATTATAGAAATTAGGTTTTATACAAATACCTACTCTTATATTCATCGTGTATTGATTGTAGCCGAGCAGACTCTCTCCGTACCCTTGGTAGAAACGAGCAAATAAATACTGGTTTGATCTGTCTGACATTTTAAATGCAGCGGTTAGAGTTGTATTCACATTACCCCATCCTTTTCGAGGATTGATATCTGCTGAAAGCCACCAGCGATGTTTATCACTTGTGTAATTGACCGATACAAAGCCGAGTCCTCTATAATCTAGCAAATCTTTATTATTCCCCCCGTCTACATATGGAATCCAAACTTCCCCAGAAATATTGAATCGGGCGTTGAAATAATATTTCATTGATAAACTTAAATAGTTCCAACTTCTGGATTCTTCCTCATCACGCCCGTTGGATTCATGTTTCAACTGTACGAAGGCGGCACCAACTACTCTGTCTTTATACAATATATACTTTCCAAGCCCTACCCCCGGATTGTAGTTTGTATCCCTAAATGGACTTGATTGAGCATATATGTTCCAAAATGATTTTTGTGTATAAGTTAAATACAAAAATGATTTGAAAGGTAAGATACTTCTGGTCAGTCGTTGTCTTATACTTAGCTGGAAAGTTACATCAGCAGAGTTTTCTGAAATTTTCTCATCCAGTGGTACCCCCGTAACAAAATAGGTGTCCCTATATACAGCGAATGCAGGCATCCGGTCTGCCATTTTTATAGCATCCCTCTCAGATATTTCTAAATGCCTTGGACGAAAAATGTGAGGGTCTTTCATTGCACTGTCGTACTGCTGACGTATGCTATCGTTGCCTAAATACATTAAATCTGTATCATTTTGAGCAAGTAGTGTAACTGATGAAATAATAAATATTATAAATATATAGCTTCTTAACATGAGGTAATTAGTATTATAAATTGTCTAATGATGATGAGTATATAAATGAATTCTCTTTTCTGAGCGTTGTCTTGATATTTTTTTCTATGTTGCTGTTTTTATAATGAACATTCATTCACATTTCATTGTTCATCAACGCTATACTTTTATTAGGCTATATAAATAACGCATTACTTCCATCCTCCGATTCATATCCTGCATTACATTAATAGCGAATGAAGAATCGTTACAATCCCTGTCAGAGGTTTCTTTCACACTTGTATTATTAAACAAGATAGCTAAGATATCGATGTCTATATCATCCTTAATTTCACCTGCTTTTATACTGTTTCGCATAGCATCTTTCCATGACTCCAAAGATCGATTGTTTATTATTTTGAAGCGTTCCAAGAAATTGGGATAATGCTTGCCGGCCTGTATTACAAGAGCTGTATAATTTAAGAAAATAGTATGAGTAACCCCTGCTCTGGTAAAAGCATTGACAAATATTTTTTGCCGCCTATGCATTACTTCTATAAATTTCTCTAAAGAGTATGTATGTTTATCCATATTGTGCTGCAACTTATCGAATATCTTAAAGAAATATTCATCAATAACAGCGTTAAAAAGCTCTTCTTTATTTTTAAAATAGCGATACAACGCACCCCTAGACATCTGTAATTCTTCTTGTAAGACAGATATTGAAGCACTATCATAGCCTTTATTCATGAAAACATCAAAGGCTCTCCTTAATATATATTCTCTACTATATTTCATTATTTGAGTTAAAAATAAAAGACGTGAACGATCGTTCACGTTGCAAAGATCATGATAAAATTTAAAAATGCAATATCTTTTTTGTTAAAAAATATTTTGCAAATGCTTAGGTTTGGATATGCAATCAATAAGATTAGCGATGATCTTATTGATTGCTAGAGTATAATGGAGGGTGATTATTTGTCACGATAAAAATCGTGGATGGAGAGGGGATTTAAAAAAAATGTTTGTTAAGAAAATCCATGAATTTGTTTTTATATGATTCCGAGACAGGAATATATTCTTTCCCGAAAACGATACAATTTCGTTCTATTGTTTTTATTTTTTTCAGATTGACAATAAAAGAACGATGTACTCTCATAAATAAATTACTTGGAAGTTTTTCTTCAAGCGATTGCATACTCATTAAAGAGCTAATTGGTTCTTTTTGATTTTCGAGATGGAACTTCACATAATCTTTCTGGTTTTCTATATACAGAATATTATCAAAATCTATTTTTTCCATTCTGTAACCCGATTTTATAAATATACTTGTTGTTGAATGGGATATATTTGCCAGTTTAAACCACTCTAGTGCTTTGTTTGTTGCCTGTAAGAAATCTGTGTAGTTGATTGGTTTGAGTAAATAATCCAAAGCGTTTACACGGAAGCCTTCAACCGCATATTGATCATATGCTGTAGTGAAAATAATACGTGTAGATGCATGTATTGTTTTTGAAAACTCAAGTCCATTGATCTGAGGCATATTGATATCAAGAAATAGTAGATCTATCTGTCTCTCATTTATTGTGCTGATAGCAGATAGTGCGCTATTAAATGTTCCAACTAGCTCCAGATAAGATGTTTTTAAGACGTATGATTTTAGTAAATCGATAGCCAAGGGTTCATCGTCTATTATTATACATTTGAGAGTCATACTGTTAT
The Dysgonomonas mossii genome window above contains:
- a CDS encoding phospholipase A, whose product is MLRSYIFIIFIISSVTLLAQNDTDLMYLGNDSIRQQYDSAMKDPHIFRPRHLEISERDAIKMADRMPAFAVYRDTYFVTGVPLDEKISENSADVTFQLSIRQRLTRSILPFKSFLYLTYTQKSFWNIYAQSSPFRDTNYNPGVGLGKYILYKDRVVGAAFVQLKHESNGRDEEESRSWNYLSLSMKYYFNARFNISGEVWIPYVDGGNNKDLLDYRGLGFVSVNYTSDKHRWWLSADINPRKGWGNVNTTLTAAFKMSDRSNQYLFARFYQGYGESLLGYNQYTMNIRVGICIKPNFYNFF
- a CDS encoding TetR/AcrR family transcriptional regulator, with amino-acid sequence MKYSREYILRRAFDVFMNKGYDSASISVLQEELQMSRGALYRYFKNKEELFNAVIDEYFFKIFDKLQHNMDKHTYSLEKFIEVMHRRQKIFVNAFTRAGVTHTIFLNYTALVIQAGKHYPNFLERFKIINNRSLESWKDAMRNSIKAGEIKDDIDIDILAILFNNTSVKETSDRDCNDSSFAINVMQDMNRRMEVMRYLYSLIKV
- a CDS encoding LytR/AlgR family response regulator transcription factor, with the translated sequence MTLKCIIIDDEPLAIDLLKSYVLKTSYLELVGTFNSALSAISTINERQIDLLFLDINMPQINGLEFSKTIHASTRIIFTTAYDQYAVEGFRVNALDYLLKPINYTDFLQATNKALEWFKLANISHSTTSIFIKSGYRMEKIDFDNILYIENQKDYVKFHLENQKEPISSLMSMQSLEEKLPSNLFMRVHRSFIVNLKKIKTIERNCIVFGKEYIPVSESYKNKFMDFLNKHFF